In one window of Gymnogyps californianus isolate 813 chromosome 7, ASM1813914v2, whole genome shotgun sequence DNA:
- the CXCR4 gene encoding C-X-C chemokine receptor type 4, translating to MAQSMDNSLDSLDLSSGLIIEFSDNGTDEIGSGDYGDYGEPCFQHENADFNRIFLPTIYSIIFLTGIIGNGLVIVVMGYQKKQRSMTDKYRLHLSVADLLFVITLPFWSVDAAISWYFGNVLCKAVHVIYTVNLYSSVLILAFISLDRYLAIVHATNSQRPRKLLAEKVVYVGVWLPAVLLTVPDIIFASTSEVEGKYLCDRMYPHENWLISFRFQHILVGLVLPGLIILTCYCIIISKLSHSKGHQKRKALKTTVILILAFFACWLPYYIGISIDTFILLGVIRHRCSLETIVHKWISITEALAFFHCCLNPILYAFLGAKFKTSAQNALTSVSRGSSLKILSKSKRGGHSSVSTESESSSFHSS from the exons ATGGCTCAGAGCATGGACAACAGCCTCGACAGCCTGGAT ctgtcCTCCGGGTTAATCATTGAATTCTCTGATAATGGCACGGATGAGATTGGTTCAGGTGACTATGGAGACTATGGAGAGCCATGCTTTCAGCATGAGAATGCCGATTTCAACCGGATCTTCTTGCCAACAATCTACTCCATCATCTTCCTAACAGGAATAATAGGCAATGGATTGGTTATTGTTGTTATGGGCtaccagaagaaacaaagaagcaTGACTGATAAATACAGGCTGCACCTCTCTGTGGCTGACCTCCTTTTCGTCATCACCTTGCCATTCTGGTCTGTGGATGCGGCCATAAGCTGGTACTTTGGGAACGTTCTGTGTAAGGCAGTTCATGTCATTTACACAGTCAACCTCTATAGCAGTGTCTTGATTTTGGCCTTTATAAGTTTAGATCGCTACCTGGCAATAGTCCATGCTACCAACAGCCAGCGACCACGAAAGCTGCTGGCTGAGAAGGTGGTGTATGTAGGCGTATGGCTACCAGCTGTGCTTTTGACAGTGCCCGATATAATTTTTGCCAGTACTAGTGAAGTAGAAGGAAAGTATCTTTGTGATCGCATGTACCCTCATGAAAACTGGCTGatttctttcagatttcagCATATCTTGGTAGGACTTGTCTTGCCTGGTCTAATAATCCTGACTTGCTACTGTATTATAATATCTAAGCTGTCACATTCAAAAGGCCACCAGAAGCGCAAAGCCTTGAAGACAACAGTTATCCTCATCCTCGCCTTCTTTGCCTGCTGGCTGCCATATTATATTGGTATCAGCATCGACACATTCATCTTGCTAGGAGTCATCAGACATCGTTGCAGCTTGGAGACGATAGTGCATAAATGGATCTCCATTACCGAAGCCCTGGCATTCTTCCACTGTTGCCTGAATCCAATTCTGTATGCCTTCCTGGGTGCCAAATTCAAAACATCAGCACAAAATGCCTTGACATCAGTTAGCAGAGGATCAAGCCTCAAgattctttcaaaaagcaaacGTGGGGGACATTCTTCTGTTTCTACAGAGTCCGAGTCTTCAAGTTTCCATTCCAGCTAA